A stretch of the Pedobacter sp. MC2016-14 genome encodes the following:
- a CDS encoding TlpA disulfide reductase family protein, giving the protein MIRTLITAMLGMFAFTASAQDGFVVQGKLYEAQEGQKVLLNYTLERKLVRDTAVLKNGTFQFTGKVDYPTRANIIMPLTSMGITTGSLNSKEFMLENTRITITGKDLQNATVTGGKTQSDYLKLRAMLKPVQEEMNPISAKLRELYKAGDIKAADPFAAQMEALRKKATAIEEEFVLKNPDSYISLNLVLSRMTNIDETKLGPLYEALSPGMKASPNGKYIGERLALANNVGIGKTALDFVQKDLNGKSISLSSFKGKYVLIDFWASWCGPCRQENPNLLKAYDKFKDKKFEILSISMDNNKEAWAKAIKEDGLPWIHLCDFKGPTNAVAVLYDVKVIPQNFLVGPDGKILAKDLHGKDLDKMLTELIR; this is encoded by the coding sequence ATGATAAGAACACTAATCACCGCCATGCTGGGTATGTTTGCATTCACCGCAAGCGCCCAAGATGGATTTGTAGTCCAGGGAAAATTATATGAGGCCCAGGAGGGACAGAAAGTATTGCTGAACTACACACTTGAACGAAAATTGGTTCGGGACACGGCAGTACTGAAAAACGGGACATTTCAGTTTACAGGTAAGGTAGACTATCCGACAAGGGCGAACATCATAATGCCCCTAACCAGTATGGGTATCACTACGGGATCATTGAACAGCAAGGAATTTATGCTCGAAAATACGAGAATTACGATTACAGGAAAAGATTTGCAAAACGCTACGGTCACCGGTGGAAAAACACAATCCGATTACTTAAAACTGAGGGCTATGTTAAAACCAGTCCAGGAAGAGATGAACCCAATATCTGCAAAGCTAAGGGAGCTTTATAAGGCCGGGGATATAAAAGCTGCAGACCCTTTTGCCGCTCAGATGGAAGCTTTGCGAAAAAAAGCTACGGCTATAGAAGAAGAATTTGTGCTGAAAAACCCAGACTCTTATATCTCATTAAACCTCGTCTTAAGCCGTATGACTAATATAGACGAAACAAAACTAGGCCCATTGTATGAGGCTTTAAGCCCTGGGATGAAAGCCAGCCCAAATGGAAAATACATCGGAGAACGATTAGCATTGGCCAATAATGTAGGAATTGGCAAGACTGCCCTTGATTTTGTCCAAAAAGACCTGAATGGTAAAAGCATTTCACTTTCATCATTTAAGGGGAAATACGTGCTGATTGATTTTTGGGCAAGCTGGTGCGGACCTTGCAGACAGGAAAATCCTAACCTGCTTAAAGCATACGATAAATTCAAGGATAAAAAGTTCGAAATTTTAAGTATATCGATGGACAACAACAAGGAGGCCTGGGCAAAAGCAATTAAAGAAGATGGCTTACCATGGATCCATTTGTGTGACTTTAAGGGACCAACCAATGCTGTAGCAGTTTTATATGATGTAAAAGTTATACCGCAGAATTTCCTTGTTGGACCTGATGGTAAGATCCTGGCGAAAGACCTTCACGGTAAGGATTTGGATAAAATGCTGACAGAACTTATCCGGTAG
- a CDS encoding TlpA disulfide reductase family protein yields MQLKNLSFVILLFSTLHSLAQQQINPLLDSLQKEKDPSAFNKLVKQLEAGTEDQMEVLVRFYGRNETKADSLQAVLIKRFPRGRNASNAAQNQIVEAAPEKQEALFARYVKDFPNANADNLSFNVANNIVNINRDIPKALTYTKYMKDIINKITLGESILKYDPTAAEQFIKPELELAKQALIKSDAKFEYYAVAYTYSKILAVMGKNKEALSYAKEVYANLPRKNNALISHYANLLSLNGGYQEAFPLLEKLVLDGKSDDETRKQLEVSYKKLNPGTETASYFAALDEKLKASTMERVARSRINRASPNFRLQDETGKMVSLADFKGKTIVLDFWATWCGPCVKSFPAMQMAVDKYKDDPNVKFLFVHTLERVADPIADAKRFLTNNNYNFNLYMDIKNPVTKKNDTANSFGIAGIPTKIIVDGDGMIRFTTSGFSGGNDVVVAELSAMIDQAKSPISNNRNIKP; encoded by the coding sequence ATGCAGCTAAAAAACCTATCATTTGTAATCCTGCTGTTTAGTACCTTGCATAGCCTGGCTCAGCAACAAATTAATCCCCTTCTGGATTCTTTGCAAAAAGAAAAAGACCCCAGCGCATTTAATAAACTCGTCAAACAGCTTGAAGCAGGGACTGAAGATCAAATGGAAGTCCTTGTTCGGTTCTATGGTCGAAATGAAACAAAAGCAGACTCTTTACAAGCGGTGTTGATCAAACGTTTTCCACGAGGAAGAAATGCATCTAATGCCGCTCAGAATCAAATTGTTGAGGCAGCTCCAGAAAAACAGGAAGCCTTGTTTGCAAGGTATGTTAAAGATTTCCCTAACGCAAATGCAGATAACCTCAGTTTTAATGTTGCAAACAATATTGTAAATATTAACAGGGATATCCCCAAAGCACTAACATATACCAAGTATATGAAAGACATTATTAATAAAATAACGTTGGGCGAATCAATCCTTAAATACGATCCAACGGCAGCGGAACAATTTATTAAGCCTGAATTGGAATTGGCAAAACAAGCATTAATCAAATCTGATGCTAAGTTTGAGTATTATGCAGTGGCCTACACCTACAGTAAAATCTTAGCAGTGATGGGCAAAAACAAAGAAGCATTAAGCTATGCAAAAGAGGTATACGCTAATTTACCAAGAAAAAACAATGCACTTATCTCGCATTATGCGAATCTTTTAAGCTTAAACGGCGGATATCAAGAAGCATTTCCATTATTGGAGAAATTAGTTCTGGACGGAAAGAGTGACGACGAAACCAGGAAGCAACTGGAAGTGTCCTATAAGAAACTTAATCCTGGAACAGAAACTGCAAGCTATTTTGCCGCTTTGGATGAGAAACTTAAGGCGAGTACGATGGAGAGAGTAGCGCGCAGCAGAATAAACCGGGCTTCACCAAATTTCCGCTTACAGGATGAAACCGGAAAAATGGTTTCTCTGGCGGATTTTAAAGGTAAAACCATTGTTCTGGATTTTTGGGCCACCTGGTGCGGGCCATGTGTAAAATCTTTTCCTGCGATGCAAATGGCTGTGGATAAATACAAAGACGACCCAAATGTAAAGTTTCTATTTGTCCATACACTGGAGCGTGTTGCGGATCCGATAGCCGATGCGAAAAGGTTTCTTACGAACAACAATTACAACTTCAATTTGTATATGGATATAAAAAATCCTGTTACAAAGAAAAACGACACTGCAAATTCGTTTGGAATTGCCGGAATCCCTACCAAAATAATAGTGGACGGGGATGGGATGATCAGATTTACAACCTCCGGCTTTTCGGGCGGGAACGATGTTGTCGTTGCAGAGTTATCTGCTATGATTGACCAGGCTAAATCACCAATCTCAAACAACCGAAATATAAAACCATGA
- a CDS encoding TlpA disulfide reductase family protein has protein sequence MLKSFIFTLSCLIAAYASAQNNFKIIGKISPRYSESSVSLSYLDENGFKRDTVKVKNGMFLIQGHIKSPSKAKLAMVNNSTAQSQSLAAQIRTRNEQDFYLENAEFNVLGDSLENAMIKGGALQEDYLKLQSSTSTYRKEMSAIQSLLLKDLEAGNTNINPETTAKLRQLRRKIQDTSMDFAAANPDSYVSVNIISEIGGASNLMYIAAHYEGLTEKMKNTAMAKELRGRLEIAKKSSTGKKAIDFIQNDVDGMPFKLSSMQGKYVLIDFWASWCGPCRAENPNVLKAYQKFKDKNFEVLGVSLDSDKAAWLKAIKEDGMPWKQVSDLKAQENAAALLYGVRAIPQNFLLNPAGIIVATNLRGEELEKKLVDIIK, from the coding sequence ATGTTAAAATCATTTATTTTCACGCTGAGCTGTTTAATAGCGGCTTATGCGAGCGCACAAAACAATTTTAAGATTATTGGAAAAATCAGTCCCAGATACAGCGAAAGCAGCGTATCCCTGAGCTACCTTGATGAAAATGGCTTTAAAAGAGATACCGTTAAAGTTAAGAATGGCATGTTTTTAATTCAGGGCCATATTAAATCCCCCTCAAAAGCCAAACTTGCGATGGTAAATAATTCTACAGCCCAATCGCAGTCCCTGGCCGCCCAAATCAGGACACGCAATGAGCAGGATTTTTATCTGGAAAATGCAGAATTTAATGTATTGGGCGACTCCCTTGAAAATGCAATGATAAAAGGCGGGGCTTTACAGGAAGATTACTTAAAACTCCAGTCAAGTACAAGCACATATAGAAAAGAGATGAGCGCTATCCAAAGTCTCTTGCTAAAAGATTTGGAAGCAGGCAATACAAATATTAATCCTGAAACCACCGCTAAGCTTCGGCAACTTCGCAGAAAAATACAGGATACCAGTATGGATTTCGCAGCGGCAAACCCTGATTCTTACGTAAGTGTTAATATCATCTCTGAAATAGGTGGAGCAAGCAACCTGATGTATATAGCTGCGCATTATGAGGGACTTACTGAAAAGATGAAAAATACGGCTATGGCCAAAGAATTAAGGGGGCGTTTGGAAATTGCCAAAAAATCTTCTACAGGTAAAAAAGCTATTGATTTTATACAAAATGACGTAGATGGCATGCCTTTTAAGTTAAGCTCGATGCAAGGAAAATATGTACTTATAGACTTCTGGGCAAGTTGGTGCGGGCCATGCAGAGCTGAAAATCCGAACGTATTAAAAGCGTACCAAAAATTTAAAGACAAAAATTTCGAAGTATTGGGTGTATCTCTTGACAGTGATAAGGCAGCATGGTTAAAAGCAATTAAAGAAGATGGCATGCCCTGGAAACAGGTAAGTGATTTAAAAGCTCAGGAAAATGCAGCCGCTTTATTATATGGTGTTCGCGCTATTCCACAGAATTTTCTGCTCAACCCGGCAGGAATCATTGTTGCCACCAATCTTCGTGGTGAAGAATTAGAGAAAAAACTAGTGGATATAATCAAGTAA
- a CDS encoding RagB/SusD family nutrient uptake outer membrane protein, which produces MKLVEKKYALGLCLLLVLMSLFSCKKSFLEIIPPGRLIAKNTSDYAALLIAGRQMALMSGYDAPMTMGDDVSAIEPNFGGASLRIQRLFRWDANIYQPDEAPSDLSGLLSSLYVINKVISETPSSIGTDAEKAQVMAEARAMRSFAFFMAIQLYGKPYDAATAATDPGFPLVTQADATQTAFTRASVKEVYDFIIADLTAAIPNLPTTIPYGTRMCKPTGQGLLAKVYIAMREYSLALPLLNSCITDIGSVGTSVTLYDYNQTLGTNGIWTPIGPSGINFPLIQNNREALFSRVTINPFTAGSAYDIILSDKARALYQASDLRLLFFENSYPGGPVAGFPGNHIRRNSPAHTTWLTLADMYLLRAECKARANDFAGAIADVVYLRARRMPNGAIPPSVNTNDKDQLIRFIVEERIREFAMMGFRWFDMRRLSLDPLFQNDTYTHVVFPASGNALDGVTTFTLNPTRLTMSMPPLILTQSPDMPDNP; this is translated from the coding sequence ATGAAACTAGTAGAAAAAAAATATGCTTTAGGACTTTGCCTGTTGTTGGTTCTTATGTCCTTATTTTCATGTAAAAAGTCTTTTTTGGAAATTATCCCGCCCGGAAGATTGATTGCCAAAAATACAAGTGACTATGCAGCCTTATTAATTGCGGGTAGGCAAATGGCTTTAATGAGCGGATACGATGCCCCTATGACAATGGGCGATGATGTATCGGCCATTGAACCTAACTTTGGAGGCGCCTCTTTGAGAATTCAACGGTTATTTAGATGGGATGCAAATATTTATCAACCTGATGAAGCCCCATCTGATCTATCCGGGCTATTATCTTCATTGTATGTAATCAACAAAGTGATCTCCGAAACCCCGAGTTCTATTGGAACGGATGCAGAAAAGGCTCAAGTTATGGCAGAGGCTCGTGCTATGCGTTCATTTGCCTTTTTCATGGCAATCCAATTATATGGCAAACCCTACGATGCTGCAACGGCGGCTACAGATCCGGGCTTTCCGTTGGTGACCCAGGCAGACGCTACACAAACAGCGTTTACGAGGGCATCTGTTAAGGAAGTATATGATTTTATTATTGCTGATCTGACTGCTGCGATTCCAAACTTGCCAACTACTATTCCCTACGGGACAAGGATGTGCAAGCCAACGGGACAAGGGCTTCTCGCAAAAGTGTATATCGCCATGCGTGAGTACAGTTTAGCCCTGCCTCTTCTAAACTCCTGCATCACTGATATCGGCTCTGTTGGTACTTCTGTAACACTCTATGATTACAACCAAACTTTAGGTACTAATGGCATCTGGACACCTATAGGCCCCTCGGGAATTAATTTTCCTTTAATTCAGAACAACAGAGAGGCATTATTCAGCAGGGTCACCATTAATCCTTTCACTGCAGGAAGCGCTTATGACATTATCCTTAGCGATAAAGCCCGTGCCTTATACCAGGCTTCTGACCTTCGTTTGTTATTTTTTGAAAACTCTTATCCGGGCGGACCCGTAGCCGGATTTCCGGGGAATCATATAAGGAGAAATTCACCAGCCCATACAACATGGCTAACCTTAGCAGACATGTATCTTTTACGTGCCGAATGTAAAGCCCGAGCCAATGATTTTGCTGGTGCCATTGCTGATGTTGTATACCTTAGGGCGAGAAGAATGCCTAACGGGGCCATTCCCCCCAGCGTTAATACAAATGACAAAGATCAATTGATCAGATTTATTGTAGAGGAGCGTATAAGGGAATTTGCGATGATGGGATTTAGGTGGTTTGACATGAGGAGACTCTCTTTAGATCCACTTTTTCAAAATGACACCTATACGCATGTTGTATTTCCGGCATCGGGAAATGCTCTTGATGGGGTGACAACTTTTACGCTTAACCCTACACGGTTAACCATGAGCATGCCTCCCCTAATCCTGACCCAAAGCCCCGATATGCCTGATAACCCATAA
- a CDS encoding SusC/RagA family TonB-linked outer membrane protein, whose amino-acid sequence MKLTTFILIVALAQVSAKGYAQKITLNGRNIPLENILKSIRQQSGYEFIYDVNELKNQRITVVLSGVSVEEAIKEAIKDLPLSYKIINKNIVLTKNKPSLIEKIVNVMSAINIHGIVVDDKGRPLSGATIVVNLGENILARSITDAKGEFYARSVQEESKVSISYIGYKTQVLDAKTEMGRITLQPGQETLNEVSVVLNNGYVTLSKERSAGSFAKADMKIVADRTTSTNLLQRLEGQLPGLVINNSGGGAPVLVRGLTTIPTGARTNTAPLYIVDNVPVADLSNINPEDVADVTLLRDATAASIWGARAANGVIVVTTKRGERNNRVTASYRGSVNFPNKPDFGYVPYLNSRQYVQVAEELYNIPQTAYSPSYLSVYPLNTVSTTNAGGMAPHDAILYSSMTVAQKRAALDSLGSVNNRDQILDLWYRDQMNLSHTVNIQGGGNRYNFYASGAFTNNISSVIGTKDNMYQTTINQDFTVNNFISLSLNSRINYGLTSSKRAPASIGAAFLPYQIFRDASGNNINMPWIQSYPEAIRLDFQNRSRIDLNYNPLDEIERGSTSGNNLSVSNQLGTRINLFKGLRFDGTYSFARTTVKSESFDAQNSYRTRTDLLSTTQNPATPGGVPVYNYPTLGGIYETGNNYVQNWTIRNSLSYENSWTNGLHRLNALAGQEANETKSNGLSTRVRGWDRDLLRSTQAIDWYRLGNAGIGNRIVSNTTTIISDGSFNDTGLAITRFTSYFGNLAYTFNNKYSLNASIRADQSNLFGLDKSAQNRPVWSIGGRWTVSDEKFMAQAEWLSSLALRLTYGIAGNAPSPGTAASDDILARSTSNFSPGSTALEIATPANRTLTWERTATKNLGLDFGFLRGRITGTIDAYYRKTEDLLGSVITHSLTGYPSVTGNIGTLENKGVEFSLSTRNVESAAFRWGTNFNFAFNKNQITSVNPATPVTSASGRIAQQFVNGYEAFAMWAYRFAGLDHDFGDPLVRKADGTIIKAPSGNTIPRAEDVMFMGTTQPKWSGGLTNTFNYKQFSLSANAIFNFGHVMRNDINTFYSGRLYAGSASNFAGNIHPDFLQRWKQPGDEAFTNIPSYVPGTTSLSRRNTDYYTQGDINVLDASYVKLRDISIAYSLPTSIIRRLALQQVTIRSNINNLPVIWAANHEGIDPDYGGGFTRSSRPKQGTLSFGLDVRF is encoded by the coding sequence ATGAAATTAACCACTTTCATATTAATTGTGGCCTTAGCGCAAGTAAGCGCGAAAGGTTACGCACAAAAAATTACTTTAAACGGGCGCAATATACCCCTGGAAAACATCCTGAAATCCATTCGCCAGCAATCGGGATATGAGTTTATTTATGATGTAAATGAGCTCAAAAATCAGCGGATTACTGTTGTGCTATCTGGTGTATCTGTGGAAGAAGCAATAAAGGAAGCCATTAAGGATTTGCCCCTTTCTTATAAAATCATTAACAAAAATATTGTACTCACTAAAAACAAACCATCGTTAATTGAAAAGATTGTAAATGTGATGTCTGCGATAAATATCCATGGTATAGTAGTAGATGATAAAGGCCGGCCATTGAGTGGTGCCACCATTGTGGTTAACTTGGGTGAAAATATTCTTGCCAGATCAATTACTGATGCTAAAGGAGAATTTTATGCACGTAGCGTGCAAGAGGAATCTAAAGTCAGTATTTCCTATATCGGCTATAAAACGCAAGTTTTAGATGCTAAAACAGAGATGGGCAGAATCACCCTCCAGCCAGGGCAGGAAACATTAAATGAAGTAAGTGTAGTTTTAAATAATGGATATGTTACACTTTCCAAAGAACGAAGTGCCGGTTCTTTTGCCAAAGCCGACATGAAAATTGTAGCAGACCGTACGACAAGTACAAATCTTTTACAACGTTTAGAAGGTCAACTCCCTGGTTTGGTAATCAACAATTCTGGTGGCGGTGCACCGGTATTGGTAAGAGGCCTAACTACGATTCCCACAGGCGCACGCACCAATACAGCGCCGTTATATATTGTAGATAATGTGCCTGTCGCCGACCTCTCGAACATTAATCCGGAAGATGTCGCCGACGTTACGTTGTTGAGAGACGCTACCGCAGCTTCAATCTGGGGCGCCAGGGCGGCTAATGGGGTAATTGTAGTTACTACTAAACGGGGGGAACGGAACAATAGAGTTACAGCGAGTTATAGAGGATCTGTGAACTTCCCCAACAAACCTGATTTTGGTTATGTACCTTATTTAAACAGTCGCCAATACGTGCAGGTTGCTGAAGAATTATATAACATACCTCAAACGGCTTATTCTCCTTCCTATCTCAGTGTTTATCCACTCAATACGGTTTCCACAACAAATGCCGGAGGCATGGCCCCACATGATGCGATCTTATACAGTTCTATGACTGTAGCTCAAAAGAGAGCCGCACTAGATAGTTTGGGCAGTGTTAACAACAGGGATCAAATTCTGGACCTTTGGTACAGGGATCAAATGAACCTAAGCCATACGGTAAATATTCAGGGTGGTGGTAACAGGTATAATTTTTACGCATCGGGTGCTTTTACCAATAATATAAGTTCAGTAATAGGCACTAAGGACAACATGTACCAAACCACGATAAATCAAGACTTTACTGTAAACAACTTTATTAGTTTGAGTTTAAATTCCAGAATAAATTATGGGTTAACGAGTTCCAAACGTGCTCCTGCATCGATCGGGGCAGCCTTTCTACCATATCAAATATTTAGAGACGCATCTGGAAATAACATTAATATGCCCTGGATACAATCGTATCCTGAAGCTATTAGGTTAGACTTTCAAAACCGAAGCCGGATTGATTTAAACTACAATCCCCTTGATGAAATTGAACGTGGATCAACTAGTGGTAATAATCTTTCTGTTAGCAACCAGCTTGGAACGAGGATCAATCTTTTTAAAGGCCTGAGATTTGATGGAACATATAGTTTTGCAAGGACAACAGTCAAAAGCGAAAGCTTTGATGCCCAAAACAGCTATAGAACCAGAACCGATCTGCTTTCGACTACCCAGAATCCAGCTACTCCGGGCGGTGTGCCGGTGTATAATTATCCAACTTTAGGCGGGATCTACGAAACTGGCAATAATTACGTACAAAACTGGACCATTAGAAATTCACTCAGCTATGAAAACAGCTGGACCAATGGATTACACAGGCTGAATGCATTAGCAGGGCAGGAAGCCAATGAAACAAAATCAAATGGCCTTTCTACCAGGGTTAGAGGCTGGGATAGAGACCTCTTACGATCAACTCAGGCGATAGACTGGTATAGGCTGGGCAATGCGGGTATTGGAAACCGGATAGTCTCTAACACAACTACAATAATTTCTGATGGTTCCTTTAACGATACAGGTTTAGCAATAACGCGTTTCACCTCCTATTTCGGTAATCTGGCTTATACTTTTAACAATAAATACAGCCTAAATGCAAGTATCCGTGCCGATCAAAGTAATTTGTTTGGACTGGACAAATCAGCACAAAACAGGCCAGTATGGAGCATTGGTGGTAGATGGACGGTAAGCGACGAGAAATTTATGGCACAAGCTGAGTGGTTGTCATCGTTAGCCTTGCGCCTTACCTACGGTATTGCGGGTAATGCTCCTTCGCCGGGGACGGCTGCTTCCGACGATATCCTTGCCAGGTCAACCAGCAATTTCTCACCCGGATCAACGGCTTTAGAGATTGCTACCCCAGCCAACCGTACACTTACATGGGAAAGAACAGCTACAAAAAATTTGGGCCTTGATTTTGGATTTTTAAGGGGTAGAATTACAGGAACCATAGATGCCTACTACAGAAAAACCGAAGATTTACTTGGGAGTGTAATTACACATTCGCTTACTGGATATCCTAGTGTAACAGGTAATATAGGCACGCTGGAAAACAAAGGGGTAGAATTCAGTTTGAGTACGCGCAACGTTGAAAGCGCTGCATTTAGATGGGGTACAAACTTTAATTTTGCATTTAATAAGAATCAGATTACTTCTGTCAATCCAGCAACACCAGTAACTTCGGCATCTGGCAGAATCGCTCAGCAATTTGTTAATGGCTATGAGGCCTTTGCAATGTGGGCTTACAGGTTTGCCGGACTTGATCATGATTTCGGAGATCCCCTGGTCAGAAAAGCAGATGGAACCATTATCAAAGCACCGAGTGGAAATACCATACCCCGAGCAGAAGATGTAATGTTTATGGGAACAACGCAACCCAAATGGAGTGGAGGTTTGACTAACACATTTAATTATAAACAATTTAGCTTGTCTGCAAATGCCATCTTTAATTTTGGGCATGTGATGCGGAATGACATCAATACATTTTACAGTGGAAGATTATATGCAGGAAGTGCCTCCAATTTTGCAGGAAATATACATCCTGATTTTCTGCAGCGCTGGAAACAACCCGGTGACGAAGCTTTCACAAATATCCCCTCCTATGTGCCGGGAACAACAAGTCTTTCGCGGAGAAATACCGATTATTACACACAGGGAGACATCAATGTACTGGATGCTTCTTATGTGAAGTTAAGAGACATTTCGATTGCATATAGCTTACCAACTTCGATAATTAGAAGATTGGCTCTTCAACAGGTAACAATTCGGTCAAACATTAATAATCTCCCGGTAATTTGGGCAGCAAACCATGAAGGCATAGATCCAGACTATGGTGGTGGCTTTACCCGATCTTCAAGACCCAAGCAAGGAACACTATCATTTGGCTTAGATGTTAGATTTTAA
- a CDS encoding FecR family protein — MDNKQVDILLDKLASGQFTAREEQQVRLFIHHYRENGDSGLTGNDFLAAENEMWEVIQGRLPKKRNYTVWNISIAAALAIMMFGAGLFYFKNPLVQPKQNIVYNHDIPAGGSKATLKLSNGKTIQLSSNKTAIVIDVSSLKYSDGSVVSTGAAREKPSGTQTDTYNTITTPRGGSYQVILPDHSKIWLNAASSITFPTTFAGSDKRKIELSGEAYFEIKKDRAHPFIVKTQNQTVTVLGTHFNINCYPDEPVTKTTLLEGSVMVSVLQNGRSKLPLQTAILKPGQQSEMQNNSIDISLASEDATAWKDGKFRFNHTSLESSLRQLSRWYNMDIKYVGGIPDRKFTGGINRNISLVEALEIFNYMDVKFKIDKNTIIVSH; from the coding sequence ATGGATAATAAACAGGTCGACATATTATTGGATAAATTAGCCTCCGGGCAATTTACTGCCAGAGAAGAGCAGCAGGTTCGTCTATTTATCCATCACTACAGGGAAAACGGAGATTCCGGATTGACCGGGAATGATTTTTTAGCGGCCGAGAATGAGATGTGGGAAGTTATACAGGGCCGTTTGCCGAAAAAAAGAAATTATACCGTCTGGAACATTTCTATAGCAGCAGCTTTAGCTATTATGATGTTTGGCGCAGGCCTGTTTTATTTTAAAAACCCTCTCGTACAGCCAAAGCAAAACATTGTTTATAACCATGACATCCCGGCCGGCGGCAGCAAAGCAACATTAAAATTGAGTAATGGCAAAACTATCCAGCTAAGCAGTAACAAAACGGCAATAGTAATTGATGTTTCCAGCCTAAAGTATAGTGACGGCAGTGTTGTTTCTACAGGAGCAGCCAGAGAGAAACCCAGCGGCACCCAGACAGATACTTATAACACCATAACTACCCCGCGTGGGGGTAGTTATCAAGTAATTTTACCTGATCATTCTAAAATATGGCTTAATGCAGCCTCCAGTATAACTTTCCCCACAACATTTGCTGGTTCGGACAAAAGGAAAATTGAACTTTCAGGAGAAGCCTATTTTGAAATTAAAAAAGACAGAGCACATCCTTTTATCGTAAAAACTCAGAACCAAACTGTTACCGTATTGGGCACGCACTTCAACATCAACTGCTACCCCGATGAGCCAGTTACAAAAACAACGCTCCTGGAAGGAAGTGTAATGGTATCTGTATTGCAGAACGGACGTTCAAAGTTGCCATTGCAAACTGCAATCTTAAAACCTGGACAACAATCGGAAATGCAAAATAACAGCATCGACATTTCTCTGGCAAGTGAAGATGCAACGGCATGGAAAGATGGGAAATTTAGATTTAACCATACCAGTCTTGAATCTTCTTTAAGACAGTTGTCGCGATGGTATAATATGGACATTAAATACGTTGGCGGCATCCCTGACCGTAAATTTACAGGTGGGATAAATAGGAATATATCACTGGTGGAAGCCTTAGAGATCTTCAATTACATGGATGTAAAATTTAAAATTGATAAGAACACCATCATCGTATCACATTAA
- a CDS encoding RNA polymerase sigma factor: protein MKELNTYTDSELVAMISEGNELAFREVYNRYNGLLYAYAFRRLQVKEEAKDVVQEVFISLWEKRSGFILKTYLSGFLYKSVLNKILDIWKHNKIVRKHVLSQPFQIAADSVETDFLIREKDVTAMIEREIAAMPARMREVYELRFKQHYSVKQIASEMEISENTVATQLQRASAHLKNKLGLVVFIMHLLNR from the coding sequence ATGAAAGAGTTGAACACATATACCGATTCGGAATTGGTTGCCATGATAAGTGAAGGCAATGAGCTTGCATTTCGTGAAGTTTATAATCGCTATAACGGACTTCTGTATGCATATGCTTTTAGGCGGTTACAAGTCAAAGAGGAAGCTAAGGATGTTGTACAGGAGGTGTTCATCTCTTTATGGGAAAAACGCTCAGGTTTTATACTTAAAACCTATTTATCAGGATTTTTGTACAAATCAGTACTCAATAAAATTCTGGACATCTGGAAGCACAATAAGATAGTGAGAAAACATGTGTTAAGTCAACCGTTTCAAATAGCAGCAGACTCGGTAGAGACAGACTTTCTGATCCGGGAAAAAGATGTAACAGCAATGATTGAGCGTGAAATTGCGGCTATGCCAGCCAGAATGCGGGAGGTTTATGAGCTTAGGTTCAAACAACATTATAGCGTGAAACAGATTGCCTCAGAAATGGAAATTTCCGAAAATACAGTGGCTACCCAGCTTCAGCGAGCTTCGGCACACCTAAAAAACAAGCTGGGACTGGTGGTATTTATCATGCACCTGCTCAATAGATAA